The Bradysia coprophila strain Holo2 chromosome IV unlocalized genomic scaffold, BU_Bcop_v1 contig_84, whole genome shotgun sequence genome window below encodes:
- the LOC119072629 gene encoding probable cytosolic Fe-S cluster assembly factor GI11683, with translation MSKFSGALQLTDLDDFITPSQECIKPVEIKTTKSKTGSKITIQDDGYYETSELGTHKLEKVEITLADCLACSGCITSAEGVLITQQSQEELLKVLNENNEHKVAGTLDQIKTVVFTLCQQSCLSLAKKYQLDPEECARRLTGYFKKLGADYVLDTKVGDDLALIEARNEFVERFQSETLDKTNKNLPMLASSCPGWVCYAEKTHGSFILPYISTTRSSQQIMGMLVKEFLSKKLGVGSNRMYHVTLMPCYDKKLEASREDFYSEANDSKDVDCVITSIEIEQMLDMHKLNLMDCEAISMDWPWGTPEPSTHMWAHESSGSGGFSDHIFKHAAKELFGMDVTHLDYKNLRNPDFREIVLEKDGQLLLRFAVANGFRNIQNLVQKLKRGKSSYHYVEVMACPSGCLNGGAQIRPDSGTPARELTSQLEELYRKLPQSCPDNKDTQFIYANYLDGTFSDKAKSLLHTNYHAVEKMNTALNIKW, from the exons ATGTCAAAATTCAGTGGGGCACTTCAGCTCACCGACTTAGATGATTTCATAACACCGTCACAGGAGTGCATCAAACCAGTCGAAATCAAAACAACCAAAAGTAAAACCGGATCAAAGATAACAATACAAGACGATGGATACTATGAAACGTCGGaa TTAGGTACGCACAAACTAGAAAAAGTGGAAATTACGTTAGCCGATTGCCTAGCTTGTTCCGGATGCATAACATCAGCCGAAGGTGTTCTTATCACGCAACAAAGCCAAGAggaattgttaaaagttttaaaCGAGAACAATGAGCATAAAGTGGCCGGAACACTGGATCAGATCAAGACGGTCGTTTTTACGCTATGCCAACAATCGTGTTTGTCATTGgccaaaaaatatcaattggACCCAGAGGAATGCGCACGACGCTTGACGG GTTATTTCAAAAAGCTTGGCGCAGATTACGTTCTAGACACAAAAGTCGGGGATGATCTGGCATTGATCGAAGCGCGAAATGAATTTGTTGAACGTTTTCAATCGGAGACATTGGATAAAACCAACAAGAATTTACCGATGCTCGCGTCGTCATGTCCGGGATGGGTTTGTTATGCAGAAAAAACGCACGGAAGTTTCATTTTGCCGTACATATCGACAACACGCTCGTCTCAG CAAATCATGGGAATGTTAGTTAAGGAGTTCCTCAGCAAAAAATTGGGTGTCGGTTCAAACCGAATGTACCATGTGACATTGATGCCTTGTTACGATAAGAAACTGGAAGCGTCAAGGGAAGACTTTTACAGCGAAGCGAATGATTCCAAAGACGTTGATTGTGTGATAACGTCCA TCGAAATCGAACAGATGCTGGACATGCACAAACTGAATCTAATGGATTGCGAAGCGATTTCAATGGATTGGCCGTGGGGCACACCAGAACCGTCGACACATATGTGGGCGCACGAAAGTTCCGGTTCCGGTGGCTTTTCCGATCATATATTTAAGCATGCGGCGAAGGAATTGTTCGGCATGGACGTGACTCATTTGgattataaaaatttgcggAATCCCGATTTTCGGGAAATTGTTTTGGAAAAAGATGGCCAGCTGTTGCTGCGCTTTGCGGTGGCCAATGGGTTCCGGAATATCCAGAATTTGGTGCAGAAACTGAAACGCGGTAAATCTTCATATCATTATGTCGAGGTGATGGCATGTCCTTCAG GTTGTCTGAATGGTGGCGCTCAAATACGGCCCGATTCCGGTACACCAGCCCGTGAACTGACATCACAGCTAGAAGAATTGTACCGAAAACTACCACAATCCTGTCCGGACAACAAAGACACCCAATTCATTTACGCTAATTATTTGGATGGTACGTTTAGTGACAAGGCAAAGTCATTGCTCCACACCAATTATCATGCCGTCGAGAAAATGAATACTGCGCTGAACATTAAATGGtga
- the LOC119072630 gene encoding uncharacterized protein LOC119072630: protein MPVVNKLIVLILSLIFINQNLLAVNTAQSESADNQYESMIHRSFRNLEKSHVQHKRVKREDDNAQVNYVLTGFLENGTIPVNFPKDICLFELKGVLYASALHFSNHPDNLVNQSILLTIFKSVENGGFAEIFTYKTESALDMDCMAMDDTGFVVISNNIEHDIENLDEGSPVFRITSDTVQIVQYFSKPFQNKIYLRRYGNSLFLMQLIVSQPKTLNVCPIFIWNSNHFDLIDELPCTNSMNMEQFDIDTDVYVALANYKDELGQTATFSYIYKYNMEHKKFVLHQQVRTNAAMDVTYFNINDEHFLVFANSYEMLDNGKKNFETQSVIYKHSDDYFTPFQTMLLYGVEQFVPVMGSEHEFTLLVSCKDQAPKSWQYNGWSFIESDVQFTGGALGQGVSNLRTYSFNGSIALVVANTLMAKEASNIFFPQFVPKEASHVVQQTIEKWCAANKLDATSIDDAKKLAIELQKFPMRSIPDVPNVNEINFLEEVTIDTITTKQFRVKDMVLDQQFADKINEMLDAIENLNKRLDDMEKSSTQRNTMADESKQESMFQYAQNTLHSDAQVVGKGNEIESEKESSVLDVEELTIGNMIIMDSINGHPFADMVLVHRDLNVSEIVVNELILTNPRNYMDIIGKGNQEVMVKSASESFATPTTGIVENMKVNSLLVDGLINRLDLALLNEYALKIRGDQVIDSEINFESLKATSLQAASTVSKRQIDEIVRTVEGPFIVDQAIQFIKPVFINELIVKQRINNINVLNGAFNILLKRSDHDQVIQALKIFDEVKLLNPIVLQGKITKSNLNKINPIVSIANDIVLEGDYEIRGNTTIIRVIRGENFYGNGGVYNANDLLLDGLRLDTPVIEQIFEFVQPIKVTNLLSKSVNNVDVTKLVRTGEEIQHVYGEKNFLGDLHVMNGFCEAFTINDINLSVLNDTVLKRTGAQTIDGKITFNSIRVQRASAQSVNLFGHKFSDFLTKTDQIIPGNVTIKGNLIVNNIQIENIRTNKRICNYDVGALIADTITTTTGASVQITGDKFFRDHLTLENVQIRGNVFQLGTMDSLLGHLNTLSEDVKLNGPITLTNNLRVGKLTFAQNINGMSSTDFGYQWLLSETNQDFTAPQTISVIRTDENVILNGTLNNVDVVNHFGLTQFKDELINFKNASFVRAVFQQPITLNGLVSGIKFPDDIVLRDSDVLQSISGAAVNDINVAGKITVEGRINDIDFNIACDLLSPNPSPYTLVLERDAIFAHAPQIEYLNELNVNQLYNEVWLSNRNAELTGIPRFSHVQFSRPIEIKGLLNGFDVGYIGSHYVSLTKPQEIVAEVEINGNVLFQGDIRSGSLHLNGVIKDFNSGTTIKIEEFDQNVLKKDIDQVITGEWYITELNVAGDFNSLVNGLNVVADVARFSNPINNVTSFKTFESVAVTNLNCLYGCTLMDVDVGDWLSKVVFATGNYTIQGTTVMDAPLFYNNLNVLGVVNNVTFTPDNILLKSTQQNINGNVYISNKSVNDNRILPLSFANVQLDSINGKSLKDLYLNVVYKDDPLSSINTRMEFNELVTVDYVQLYADLNGVSLNELIDKFQLYREVTNYGEHVQQLNIIGNGIVDELKAKRNYMATYRLQQVIFGNIKKILSVEVTTPTETFDVFVVLNVTDINGFLNFYIFDRETSVLALANSLFGFQPKDMHILDIFSIRVSDRDFLVVQTQNHFSGAFGHSFFTHFKGQFRNVYELHDNVSREIVGLNMVTDDCFVTYSRHATNVAIACAFFNQPGILGFQQVDELYSSSGVVQVRSITSSNRVEVIVLDLEGKISVWSLDQQHKFIRSQIIKALHTTTQISAIHHKGFHYIAACSETPTRSTHLGSIEIYTSPANAYANMQSIVIESPTRIELSVVASTGDLVLYALTDTIAKPLVVYRFTGINKFEEFTAGVTIPRAQRLNVLKARVLGKELISLISEGVGGMIIEAKVK, encoded by the exons ATGCCGGTGGTCAATAAATTAATCGTTTTAATTTTGAGtctcatttttattaatcaaaatttactTGCTGTAAATACTGCACAAAGTGAAAGTGCCGATAATCAATATGAATCGATGATACATCGAAGTTTCCgtaatttggaaaaatcacATGTGCAACACAAGAGAGTTAAAAGGGAAGATGACAATGCTCAAG TTAACTATGTTTTGACCGGTTTCCTTGAGAATGGTACGATTCCGGTCAATTTCCCGAAAGACATTTGCTTGTTTGAACTGAAGGGAGTCCTATATGCGTCAGCTCTACACTTCTCCAATCATCCAGACAATCTAGTCAATCAGTCAATACTGCTAACAATCTTCAAAAGTGTAGAG AACGGAGGATTCGCCGAGATATTTACCTACAAAACAGAATCGGCTTTAGATATGGATTGCATGGCAATGGATGACACTGGCTTCGTTGTCATCAGCAACAACATCGAACACGATATTGAAAACTTGGATGAAGGATCACCGGTTTTTCGAATTACATCCGACACCGTTCAAATCGTCCAGTACTTTTCAAAGCCATTTCAGAATAAGATTTACTTGAG ACGTTATGGCAACAGCCTGTTCCTAATGCAGTTGATCGTCAGCCAACCGAAAACGCTGAACGTGTGTCCAATATTCATTTGGAATTCAaatcattttgatttgatCGATGAACTGCCCTGTACCAATTCAATGAACATGGAACAATTCGATATTGATACGGATGTGTACGTTGCCCTGGCTAACTATAAAGATGAGTTGG GACAAACTGCAACATTTTCCTACATCTACAAGTACAACATGGAACACAAGAAATTCGTGTTGCATCAACAAGTCCGAACCAATGCGGCTATGGACGTGACGTACTTCAATATCAACGACGAACATTTTCTGGTTTTCGCTAATTCGTACGAGATGCTCGACAACGGCAAAAAGAACTTTGAAACGCAGTCGGTCATCTACAAACACTCTGACGACTATTTCACTCCGTTCCAAACGATGTTGCTGTACGGTGTCGAACAATTCGTTCCGGTGATG GGATCGGAACATGAATTCACATTACTAGTTTCGTGCAAAGATCAGGCACCGAAATCGTGGCAATACAACGGCTGGTCATTTATCGAGTCGGATGTTCAGTTTACCGGTGGGGCATTGGGTCAGGGAGTGTCGAATTTGCGCACCTATTCGTTTAATGGTTCAATTGCACTTG TGGTGGCCAATACATTGATGGCGAAAGAAGCGAGCAACATTTTCTTCCCTCAGTTTGTTCCTAAAGAAGCGTCTCACGTCGTTCAACAAACCATTGAAAAGTGGTGTGCGGCTAACAAACTCGATGCGACTTCAATCGACGATGCCAAAAAATTGGCAATTGAATTGCAG aaattccCGATGAGAAGCATTCCCGATGTACCCAACGTTAATGAGATCAATTTTCTGGAAGAGGTTACGATTGATACGATCACCACAAAACAG TTTCGGGTGAAAGACATGGTTCTTGATCAgcaatttgctgataaaatcaacgaaatgtTGGATGCAATCGAAAATCTGAACAAACGTCTCGACGACATGGAAAAATCGTCCACGCAACGCAACACAATGGCTGATGAATCCAAGCAAGAATCAATGTTCCAATACGCTCAGAACACTTTGCATTCGGATGCGCAGGTAGTTGGTaaaggaaatgaaattgaGTCGGAAAAGGAATCGAGTGTGCTGGACGTTGAAGAACTCACTATCGGAAACATGATCATAATGGATTCCATCAACGGGCATCCGTTTGCTGATATGGTACTGGTGCACCGAGATTTAAATGTCTCCGAAATAGTGGTCAATGAATTGATTCTGACAAATCCGCGCAACTACATGGACATCATCGGTAAAGGGAATCAAGAAGTCATGGTCAAATCAGCTAGCGAAAGTTTTGCTACTCCAACGACCGGTATTGTCGAAAATATGAAAGTGAATTCGTTGTTAGTCGACGGTCTCATCAACCGCTTAGATCTGGCACTGTTGAACGAATATGCGTTAAAGATCCGAGGCGATCAGGTCATTGATAGTGAAATCAACTTTGAGAGTCTGAAAGCGACATCGCTGCAAGCAGCATCTACGGTTTCGAAGAGACAAATCGACGAGATCGTTCGAACGGTAGAGGGTCCGTTTATCGTTGATCAAGCTATCCAATTCATTAAACCAGTCTTTATCAACGAATTGATTGTCAAACAACGCATAAACAACATTAATGTGCTAAACGGAGCCTTCAACATTTTGCTGAAACGTTCGGATCACGATCAAGTCATCCAAGCGCTGAAAATATTCGATGAAGTGAAATTGTTGAATCCGATCGTTCTCCAGGGGAAAATTACGAAATCCAATCTGAACAAAATCAATCCCATCGTCTCAATCGCCAATGATATTGTACTTGAAG GAGACTACGAAATAAGAGGAAACACGACCATCATTCGGGTGATTCGTGGTGAGAATTTCTACGGAAACGGCGGAGTGTACAATGCTAACGATTTGTTGCTGGATGGTCTGCGCTTGGACACCCCGGTTATTGAACAGATCTTTGAATTTGTGCAACCGATAAAGGTCACAAATCTCTTATCAAAGTCGGTTAATAATGTGGATGTAACGAAATTGGTGAGGACTGGCGAAGAAATCCAACACGTCTACGGCGAGAAGAATTTTCTGGGAGATCTGCACGTAATGAATGGTTTCTGCGAGGCATTCACCATAAACGACATTAATTTGTCGGTGCTCAACGATACAGTGCTGAAACGGACTGGTGCACAGACAATCGACGGCAAGATTACCTTCAATTCGATTCGGGTCCAACG AGCGTCTGCACAATCCGTTAATTTGTTCGGCCACAAATTCTCCGATTTCCTCACGAAGACAGATCAAATCATTCCCGGCAATGTCACCATCAAAGGCAATCTGATCGTAAACaacattcaaattgaaaacattcgAACGAACAAACGAATTTGCAATTACGATGTGGGCGCCTTGATTGCGGATACAATTACCACAACGACAGGCGCGTCAGTCCAGATCACTGGCGATAAATTCTTCAGGGATCATTTAACattggaaaatgttcaaatCAGAGGAAACGTTTTCCAGCTGGGTACAATGGATTCACTGCTTGGTCATCTGAACACTTTGAGTGAGGATGTCAAATTGAATGGGCCGATAACTCTGACCAATAATTTGAGAGTTGGCAAACTGACGTTCGCACAGAACATCAATGGAATGTCGAGTACCGATTTCGGATATCAGTGGCTGTTAAGCGAAACGAATCAG GATTTCACCGCTCCGCAAACGATTTCCGTAATTAGAACCGACGAGAACGTCATCCTGAATGGAACCCTCAACAATGTGGATGTGGTCAATCACTTTGGCCTTACCCAATTCAAGGATGAGCTGATCAACTTCAAAAACGCTAGTTTCG TCCGTGCAGTATTTCAACAGCCAATCACTCTGAATGGGCTAGTCTCCGGCATCAAGTTTCCGGATGATATTGTCTTGAGAGACAGTGACGTTCTTCAGTCTATCTCTGGTGCAGCCGTTAACGATATCAATGTGGCGGGCAAGATTACCGTTGAGGGAAGGATTAACGATATTGATTTCAACATTGCATGTGATCTACTGTCACCAAATCCTAGTCCGTATACACTGGTGCTCGAGC GTGATGCGATCTTTGCACATGCCCCacaaattgaatatttgaacGAACTGAACGTAAATCAATTGTACAATGAAGTGTGGTTGTCGAATCGGAATGCCGAATTGACTGGCATACCAAGATTTTCGCACGTTCAATTTTCAAGACCTATTGAGATCAAG GGTTTGCTGAATGGATTCGACGTCGGTTACATCGGTTCGCACTACGTTAGCCTAACAAAACCACAGGAAATTGTGGCCGAAGTTGAAATCAATGGAAATGTTCTGTTTCAAGGTGACATCAGGAGTGGAAGCCTTCACTTGAACGGTGTCATCAAGGACTTTAACAG CGGCACAACAATCAAGATCGAAGAATTTGATCAAAATGTACTCAAAAAGGACATCGACCAAGTGATCACGGGTGAATGGTATATTACCGAATTGAATGTTGCTGGCGATTTCAATTCCTTGGTTAACGGCCTCAACGTGGTCGCCGATGTTGCACGGTTCAGTAATCCAATCAACAACGTTACATCGTTCAAGACGTTCGAGAGCGTAGCTGTTACGAATTTAAACTGTCTGTATGGATGTACCTTAATGGATGTCGATGTTGGTGACTGGTTGAGCAAAGTTGTTTTTGCGACCGGTAATTACACCATTCAAGGTACAACCGTTATGGATGCTCCATTGTTTTACAACAATCTCAA CGTCCTCGGTGTGGTAAATAATGTAACATTCACTCCGGACAATATTCTGCTGAAGAGTACCCAACAAAACATCAACGGAAACGTGTACATCTCCAACAAATCCGTCAACGACAATCGCATTTTACCCCTTTCGTTTGCGAACGTTCAGCTAGACTCAATCAATGGCAAATCGTTGAAAGATTTGTACTTGAACGTGGTCTACAAGGATGATCCATTGTCCTCGATCAATACACGAATGGAATTCAATGAATTGGTGACCGTTGATTACGTGCAATTGTACGCCGATTTGAATGGAGTCAGTCTGAATGAATTGATTGACAAATTTCAGTTGTACCGAGAGGTAACTAATTACGGTGAACATGTTCAGCAGTTGAACATTATTGGCAATGGCATCGTTGACGAGCTAAAGG CTAAGAGAAATTACATGGCCACGTACCGTCTTCAGCAAGTCATATTTGGGAACATCAAAAAAATCCTCAGTGTTGAGGTCACAACGCCTACAGAAACGTTCGACGTTTTCGTGGTGCTCAATGTCACGGACATCAACGGCTTTTTGAACTTCTACATATTCGATCGGGAAACATCAGTCCTAGCACTAGCCAATT CACTGTTTGGCTTTCAGCCCAAAGACATGCACATCCTGGACATTTTTTCGATCCGAGTCAGCGATAGAGACTTCCTCGTCGTACAGACACAGAACCATTTTTCGGGAGCGTTTGGTCACTCGTTTTTCACGCACTTCAAAGGACAATTTCGCAACGTGTACGAGCTACATGATAATGTTTCGCGCGAAATTGTTGGCTTAAATATGGTAACGGACGATTGCTTTGTAACGTATTCGAGACATGCGACCAATGTTGCCATTGCCTGTGCATTCTTCAATCAGCCTGGAATTTTAGGATTTCAGCAAGTCGATGAATTGTATTCATCAAGTGGGGTTGTGCAG GTCCGTTCCATCACTTCAAGTAACCGAGTCGAGGTTATCGTTTTGGATTTGGAGGGGAAAATCAGCGTCTGGTCGTTGGATCAACAGCACAAATTCATTCGGTCACAGATAATCAAAGCACTTCACACTACCACCCAGATTTCAGCCATTCATCACAAAGGTTTCCACTACATTGCCGCATGCTCGGAAACACCAACGCGCTCCACTCATTTGGGATCGATTGAAATTTACAC ATCGCCGGCCAACGCCTATGCCAATATGCAGAGCATCGTAATCGAGTCTCCTACCAGAATCGAGCTGTCTGTCGTTGCGTCTACAGGCGACTTGGTTCTTTACGCGCTCACAGATACCATTGCAAAGCCATTGGTCGTTTATCGGTTCACCGGCATcaacaaatttgaagagttCACAGCTGGTGTGACTATACCACGAGCACAACGCTTGAATGTTCTTAAGGCAAGAGTGTTGGGAAAAGAACTAATTTCGTTAATTAGTGAAGGGGTGGGTGGAATGATAATTGAAGCAAAAGTGAAGTAG
- the LOC119072631 gene encoding RWD domain-containing protein 2A, with amino-acid sequence MAEADGLGQSYDESLIKMCLRKQLDELEMLTSIYCNPGELKIDDHGIAADINEYLEDRLNSLNRELDYTVTLEHNNSKIYVAFQLPHLYPCSKSANISVRSSLFSKSAETSIRKRLEEFLRTVDTTEVYSLEVLTWIQDNVDTFTEAPDTTTKSTDNKKWIEFERMWIYSHHLKSKTKRQEIVKSARQLNLSGFSRPGKPGIICVEGWKRNTEDFWKYIRSMNWQKITIRKSEVKTIDSDDLDAVRRFPNFTEQLFAQDGDDQQEVQMDMSMFMKFLEKHECSYIRKDLFGFE; translated from the coding sequence ATGGCTGAGGCTGATGGTCTTGGTCAATCATACGATGAGTCATtgataaaaatgtgtttacGGAAGCAACTCGATGAGCTGGAGATGTTAACGTCAATTTATTGCAATCCCGGAGAGCTTAAAATTGATGATCACGGCATTGCGGCTGATATAAACGAATATCTGGAAGATAGACTAAATTCACTGAACAGAGAGTTGGACTACACAGTTACGTTGGAACATAACAACTCCAAGATATACGTTGCCTTTCAGTTACCCCATCTGTATCCCTGTTCAAAATCGGCCAACATATCGGTGAGGTCATCTCTATTCAGTAAAAGCGCAGAAACTTCCATTCGGAAAAGGTTGGAGGAATTTTTGAGGACTGTGGACACGACCGAAGTTTATTCGTTGGAAGTTTTAACCTGGATTCAAGATAACGTAGACACATTTACCGAAGCACCAGACACAACCACAAAATCAACCGATAACAAAAAGTGGATTGAATTCGAACGGATGTGGATCTACTCGCATCACTTGAAGAGCAAAACGAAACGACAGGAAATTGTGAAAAGTGCTCGTCAACTCAATCTTAGTGGATTCTCTAGACCCGGTAAGCCGGGAATTATATGCGTCGAGGGTTGGAAACGGAATACCGAAGACTTCTGGAAGTATATTCGGTCGATGAATTGGCAAAAGATTACCATACGAAAGAGTGAGGTGAAAACAATCGATTCGGATGATCTGGATGCTGTGAGAAGATTTCCGAATTTTACAGAGCAACTGTTTGCTCAAGATGGGGATGATCAGCAGGAGGTTCAGATGGACATGAGTATGTTCATGAAGTTTTTGGAGAAACACGAGTGCAGTTACATACGAAAAGACCTGTTCGGTTTTGAGTAA
- the LOC119072634 gene encoding slowpoke-binding protein-like codes for MTWIPLPADCAAVEDLSIFNSPKSVLMELLCSLQHPYVYPVLDLGIFFSSPSHCACLVMPINSRGSLKDFIYKSIHWNEPFRRKYSKPSTCLTLVQVQRFGRQILEALRFLRDRGILSHGHVHSGNVILQNGVARLSGLENGLLGLDSKVNAVVSAKSVAEAQHRDVICFGHLLFEMCTGYELLTPRPTTANLNVDLERHPKVVEVLQAIFECNNRYPTIDDLARLDLFRTVELREMRGATTSSLKPDLSPSTSNLLNAVRRRQVTQLTRSYRSVDEPHYVELDDTNSELYSAINGSCSDLSYTGCLEGHITVTKEQYELYRDMGTTFQLCKICTENDKDIRLEPCGHLLCIQCLTKWQIDSAGFGCPFCRAEIRGTEQIVVIDREPL; via the exons ATGACATGGATTCCATTGCCTGCCGATTGTGCCGCTGTGGAGGATCTCTCAATATTCAATTCACCGAAGAGTGTACTGATGGAACTACTATGTTCGTTGCAGCATCCCTACGTTTATCCCGTGCTCGATTTGGGCATTTTCTTTTCGAGTCCGTCGCACTGCGCGTGCCTGGTTATGCCGATTAATTCCAGAGGCAGTCTTAAGGACTTTATCTATAAA TCGATACATTGGAATGAGCCATTTCGGCGAAAATATTCCAAGCCATCAACATGTCTAACATTGGTACAGGTTCAAAGATTCGGTCGACAAATTTTGGAGGCGTTAAGATTTCTGCGAGATCGCGGTATCTTATCGCACGGTCATGTTCACAGCGGCAACGTGATTCTTCAGAATGGCGTTGCCCG GCTATCGGGATTGGAAAATGGTCTACTTGGGCTGGACTCAAAAGTGAATGCGGTTGTATCGGCAAAGAGTGTAGCTGAGGCTCAGCATAGGGATGTTATTTGCTTTGGACATTTACTTTTTGAAATGTGCACCGGATATGAATTGCTGACTCCTCGCCCGACCACTGCTAACTTAAATGTAGATTTAGAGCGACATCCAAAG gTCGTTGAAGTTCTTCAAGCGATTTTCGAATGTAACAATCGATATCCAACCATTGACGACCTTGCACGCCTTGACTTATTCCGGACTGTTGAATTACGTGAAATGAGAGGAGCGACGACTTCG TCGCTAAAGCCTGATCTTAGCCCATCCACATCAAATCTACTGAACGCGGTTCGTCGAAGGCAAGTCACTCAATTAACTCGATCGTATAGATCAGTCGACGAACCGCATTACGTCGAGTTAGACGATACAAATAGTGAATTATACTCTGCAATCAATGGTTCCTGCAGTGATCTGTCATACACTGGATGCTTAGAGGGTCATATAACCGTGACAAAAGAGCAGTACGAGCTGTATCGCGATATGGGCACAACATTTCAGCTTTGCAAGATATGCACGGAAAATGACAAAGACATTCGACTCGAACCGTGTGGACATTTGTTATGCATTCAGTGCTTGACGAAGTGGCAAATTGACTCAGCTGGATTCGGTTGCCCGTTCTGTCGAGCTGAAATTAGGGGAACCGAGCAAATTGTAGTAATTGACCGCGagcctctttga